A section of the Humulus lupulus chromosome 2, drHumLupu1.1, whole genome shotgun sequence genome encodes:
- the LOC133815125 gene encoding secreted RxLR effector protein 161-like, which translates to MHDSKSVSVPLRGQFVLSKDQSPKTIEETKEMAKVPYVMALGCLMYIMVSTRPEKTHALSILSRFMSNPGLEHWNALKWLLRYLKGTTEMGLRYKQMDQKVTLEGFVGADYAASKDTRRSTTSYVFTTNGDCICWKSQLQLVVSLSTTEAEFMATTEAFKEAIWLQGMLQELKMMKDKAKIYSDSQSPIHLCKNPVYHEKRKHIDILLFWIREKIEEDVISLDKIGTEDNLADIGTKALHVNKFKHCLNLLNLRN; encoded by the coding sequence ATGCATGATTCAAAGAGTGTTTCAGTACCTCTAAGAGGACAATTTGTACTTTCAAAAGATCAAAGTCCAAAGACTATTGAGGAGACAAAGGAAATGGCTAAAGTCCCTTATGTTATGGCACTAGGGTGTTTAATGTACATCATGGTCAGCACTAGACCAGAAAaaacacatgctctaagcatccTTAGTAGGTTTATGTCCAACCCCGGATTAGAGCATTGGAATGCTCTTAAGTGGCTACTTAGATATCTAAAGGGAACTACTGAGATGGGACTAAGATACAAGCAGATGGATCAGAAAGTTACACTTGAAGGTTTTGTAGGTGCAGACTAtgcagcaagtaaggatacaaggaGGTCAACTACTTCATATGTATTCACAACAAATGGAGATTGCATATGTTGGAAGTCCCAACTACAGTTAGTTGTGTCACTATCAACAACTGAAGCTGAGTTCATGGCCACCACCGAAGCATTCAAAGAGGCAATATGGTTACAAGGAATGCTACAAGAGCTGAAGATGATGAAAGATAAAGCTAAGATATACTCAGATAGTCAATCTCCAATTCACCTCTGTAAAAATCCAGTATACCACGAAAAGAGAAAACACATTGACATTCTTTTGTTTTGGATAAGAGAAAAGATAGAGGAAGATGTGATATCATTGGACAAGATTGGTACTGAGGATAATCTAGCTGATATAGGAACTAAGGCACTACATGTGAACAAGTTTAAGCATTGCTTAAACTTGCTCAACCTTCGTAACTAA